Below is a genomic region from Patagioenas fasciata isolate bPatFas1 chromosome 5, bPatFas1.hap1, whole genome shotgun sequence.
AAGGATGGTCTTTGCAGCTGTAGTTAGAGGGACACCAAGACCTGAACGAGATTTTCCCTTCACAGCTATGGATGCAGAGCATCCCCATCACTTCTTGAGGAGGCCACTGTGCTTTTGCACACGGGAAGGCTGCCGAACTGCAGCCCCTTGTGTGGAGGTGGCTGGAGCCAGCCAGGGTCCATCTGGCTGCTCAGGAGTGTGCAATGAGGACTTCTTTGGCCAAGGACAGCTGAACAAATGGATGTGCATAGAAAAGACTTCTGTAGCGTTTTATTGCATATAGGGAGTAGGTGGATCTCTGCTTAAAGACACATTGGAAATAATTTTTTATCCACATCTCACCTTCCATTTTGCTAGACTACGGCAGTAAGTTGTCTTTCAGCCAAGCAGCTATTGCAGGACAAATTCTGCATTAAAAATTCCATAGTCAGGTGTTGAAACTGTCAGTTTCTGCTGCAATGCCAAAGCTTTAAAAACTCCCtttctcaatttatttttttactttgtgcATCTGAATTAAGGTGTTTAAGTGAATAACCTCAAAGACGATATATTTGGGAGGGTGAAATTGGTGTTAATTACTCTTTATGTTCTCACCTATTCTTTATGTCCTCATGTTTAGAAGGCTTCACTGTGTGGGGTACTGCTAGCATCATCGGAGATGGTCCCAGTCTCAATGGGGGAGTACAGAGAGGTaacaaaattgatttttttttaaaaaaatcagccttGCTATTAAAAATCTAACAGAAAAATCGAAGTCAAAATAATCTCATTTCACTTTGCAATGAGCTGAGAACTGATTGATAACTTCACAGACATTATATGATTTGAACTTTGTAAAACATTTGGCATTTGAAAACACTCTAACTGAAGAACTAGATGCAACAAATGTCATCCAGATGTTAAACAGATGAAGATGGATAACTAACAGATCACAAAACCAGGAAGGTACCCTCAGAGAGAAATATTTCTAAAGAGATGGTAAACAGCTCAATTTTAAGCCTGCTGCATGTTTTTTATTAATgatctggaatttttttttttaaatcactatcGGCACCCTGTTTCAAACAGAGGGTATTGAAATATTAGGTAAGCTGAACGGAAGAGCCACAGAGTGATCTGAGAGTAGGAGGAACTCCCTTTGAGAAGGAAAGGCAAGTTTCATATCAGCCAGCAGGACACAATGCAGAGATATCCAATGATGACTTGGGATACAGCACAGCCATGTCAGTACAAAAATTAGTCATTGTTAAAAGATGGGCTAATTAGCCCTGATGAAAAGCAGGGTTAATCAGGCTCAGGCTGTGTCATGTTCCTATGTAGCTTTTTTCCATCCTTTTGTTGAGTATGTTTCCCCTGTAAAACACACTGAGACATCTTCCATCCTGCTCCATTTCATTTCCAGCAAAAAGGTCTAGAAAACATGGGAGTAAACCCAAAGATATCTCTGGAAAAGACCCAGAGGGATCCCATGAGCTGATATTCTACAGTTCTGGAGATGAACTACAATTGCAGCTGCCTCACACATGGAGGGCTAATAATCTAGATTTAAACATGCGATGCTGTACTTGGAAACAGAGTTATACCATGCTCTTTCAAGTGCTTCAGGTGCATAAACACAATAAATATGCTCATAAGGTGAAGAACATGGCCCACTCCTCCTCTTCCACCACCTAAATCACTCTAAGATGCATCACCAGTTGCTTTTTCCATGGGAGagaaatctttttttcccctccatttcctACAACCTTTTTTCCATACAGATTTGTCATTTCTGAGCATAACCTAGACTCTGATCTCAACACCAATTCTGCACTGGTGGCTCGGTCTGAAGTTCATTGCAACAGTAGAAGCCTTTTatcaaaaggaaaataatcccAAGCATTCTATGAGTTGCTGTGAGCAGACTCTTCGTGTATTGCGGCTCCACAGTGCAGGGCTGAGTTTGTGTTCTGCCTGTTGCAGAGCTGCGAGAAGAGAGTCTTGGCAACTACCTTCACCCAGGAGACCTCTAGGATTTCTGATGATGAGAAACCATTCTCTCAGGACAAACCCTGAAAAAGACCATTTGCAGACAAGTGTTGAACTGTTGCAAAAATATGGCTGGAAGTGAGCTCAAAAGGCCCTCTTGCATTGCCATACTCCATGCAAACAGCTAGCAGCCACTTCCCATGAAACACTGGGAAAAATTTGCAAGGTAATCTTTCAGGAACAATCAAGGCAGGTGAAGATGAGCGAGACAGGACAGTCAGTCACAActccaagagaaaacaaaaggaaagctgGGCAACATGACTACTATTTTGGCCGAATACAGGTAATTCTGTGAATAGCAGCTCAGAGGATTCATTTGACCACATGAAACAAACATAAACTAATTTACAGGTATATTTTATTAATGACAAAAAATTTATAGATTTCTACAACACTGATAGTAATGtaagaaatttattttcaaagattaGTGAAGAAAGCCAGTTCAATAAGAGTCTCATAGTGGACAAACAATCAAATCAGAGATTACAGCCTTCAGTCTGTCAATAATTAAGATAAGCATGACCAACACAATGGATTAGCTATTTACCAGAAAAATTTCAGTTCAAGGGATTGCTGTCCCACCAAAAAGACAAGACACAGATAAATACTTGTTTGATTCACATTTTAATGGGTTACATATTTCATTGTTATCTTACACAACATTATATTAATTTATACAGTGTAGATATATGTCAGTTGGTAAAATAAGGTAAAAAACTAGGCACAGATTTGCTGCTTTGAAGTTTGCTGTGGATTAAACCACTGGTAAATTCCAATCTGTTTATCTGTACAGTCACGTAAACTGGATGAATTGGAGTCTAGCACATCCTCAGGATGATGCAATTTTTACTGCAAGTAACACTGCCAAGCATCAAACACCTTATTCTCATCAGGTAACAGACAACCCAAGAAATAGCACATAAAGGTTAAAGCTAGCAGGTGGTGGCTAATAATTCCGCTGCCTCCTCCGTGCCACTGCCAAGCTCAAGGCCCGAATTATCAACTTCTCATTATTTAGGACATTGTAATCAGTCAGTTTCACCAGtttgtcaaaattattttcactgaaaCACACTTCCCTTGTCGTAAATGGGGAGAGGACACTGCAAACATCAACTTTACCTTCATCCATCTCTTCAGGAGTCCTTTCCGCACCTGAGGGACAAACCACAAGTAGAGGCACAAGTAAGATTTTTTTGCAGTATGTGGCTCATAATAGTTATTTAAGTAATTATAGGTAGAAAAGGGAGATTCGGAGGGAAAGATATGATATATCAGAGGGATGTAAAAGTAGTCTAGTAGCACCATATTCTTCAGCCTTGGGATCAAGCCTCTGCCCAGAAATAATGTAAACTCAAACAGCTGATAATGAAAACATCGATTATCAGCAGCAGTGCTTGTAGACCACTCCTTGGACAATATAAAGTCTTTGTTACTTGAACCAGAAAAgtgcaaggaaaaggaaaacaagataCTCTACTCTTGTAATGGATGAAATAAGAACGTTCTCACTGAAAGTTCAGGAGACATGATGGCACTCAGATGGTTTTGCCTCCATCTTTGTTTGCAAGCAGCGGTGCACAACAAGTGCGTGTTTGTAGGTGTAACAACTTGTGTTGAGGACCTACCAGCCTCGCTATATGTATTTGAAGAGTTTTAACTTCATACTATCTCTTGTAAGTCCTGTGAAGTAAATGTCTATTTTCATCTCAAATGTATTAGGAAAGCTACTGGAGTTCCCACATTTCAGATTTACTGACATATATCAGCTATTTTAGTCAATGATGAGACTGATAATGCCAGCATTGGAAAGAAGGTCACAGATGACAGTGAGAAGTTAGATATGCAATAGAGAGGATTCACTGGGCAAgtgaatttttattaaaattgatAACCACCGATGACTCACCAGGAGCTTTATATTTCTTGAAGGTGTCATTTACTAGGGGGAAAAAGAGCACCGTTGGAGCTTGCGGACTGTCAGCATCTTCAAACACATAGCACTCCTTCAAGTTTTCCTTGTCTTCCTCACTTATCTCAATTTTGGGAAATGGGATTCCTTGCCCTGAGAAGTACTTTGCAATCTGATCCAGAGGCTGGAtgaatgaataaaataaataaaattgataCAAAGAATCAAAACTCAAAGAAGTTCCAGAGACCTGGATTTTTCAAACTCCAGCAGCTAACAAATATTCTAAGCTTTGAATCTTCCTCTGGGAAGAAGTTAAGTTTCAGATGGAAACAGCCATAACTATCCCAGACATTGCAGCTTATATTATTTTCTGCATTGCTTTAGATAAAACAAGAAAACAGTCACTTTCTTTGAGCTCGCAAATGGAGTCAAAAgccagaagatggattttataGTTCCAGTGAAACTGGTTcagaaggagaaggcaaaaaaacccacaagaatgaagaaggaagagatcaGTCCAGATTGTTCTGTGTGGTTGTCTTGACTTCTTCATTATTTACCACTTTCCCAATCTTTCAGTCCTATGCATAGTTTGTGATTGTTTGATGACTCCTTATTAGCAAATACATTTATCAATATACCTTATGACCTcatgaaaaaaatcttttaacagCTGTATGTACTATAAGCCTATGTTTAGTTTTATGCTATTATGTATGCAATACTAATTAtataatttttcattattaatcAAGTCTGGCATCAGGCAGTGCATTTCCCTAAGACTGATATGAGATAAATATGCAGAGAAACACATAGGTGTTACCATTTAATCTGTTAAAATATTATCAGGATTTTCCATTGCTTCTGTAATTTGCTCAGTTCAAGGTTAACCAAAATTAGTATCAGAGCTCCAGACCATTCCTCAGTTAACTCTTGGATCCACTGCAGTGAAGACCTTGATGATTTTAAAATGCCTATATCTATCACTGTCTTCTAATATCTGTCTAAGTTACTGAGAGTTATATCATCTGATAATCTAAATAATAAGTCATATAATAATCAACTCATTCACATTCCAGTACTGAAAACTCAGTTTGTTTAACTGATGAGAGCTGGAGATCAAAagatcatgaaagaaaaaaatctcaggtaCTATGGCTTTTCTTACCAATGTTTGTGACCCTCCACTGTAATTTAAATGCAGAATGACATCCACCTCCCTCTTCGATCTCAAAAGTGGTGGGTAGCTGGTATTGATGAAAAACCCAGTATCAACTAGGGAGAGGTCATCATTCGCTGTTTCCATCAGTTTATTTGGGAAGGAGTCTATCACtgtgtctgaaaaaaaatatgtctCATTATAACAAATAACAAAGATGACTGACTGCTTTTCTTCAGAAAGTTAAAGAGGAATGAATTAAGAATTTTGGCCCCCATTTTCCCTGCTTTCCTTTAACTCATTAGCAGCACTGATTTACAGAAGTGACGTGCtatatctttttctttccttcctttctggaCACCTCAAGCAGCTTTGACCCTAAAGGAGAAATCCCGTTTCTGTCCTCAGGCTGAGCTCGCCTTGCCCACTAGAACACAAAACCCAGACAACCAAATTCAATTTCACTGCTCAAACACCCCTAAAAAACGAAATGCCACTCCAGTCGGGCTCCCACATTTTCCATTTGGGGAAGGGAGAAGTCGAATTTTGGAAGACGTTGATCCTGTCTCTTTCTCTTCATTGGAAATCCTGAATGGATTCCTAAACCTAAAGTTCCTAAAAATGTTACTGAAGAACATTCTGTGTTACTgtgcctttccaggtagaaaatCCTTCACTCTCCAGGTATTTGCTGTGCATTTGGAAGCCTCTGATAAAATTGGGATACTGTGCAATGGTTGGGCGCCCTGTTAAGACATCTCGcagtgcagaggagaggatgctcGAGGGAGTGAGTAGACATGTGTCTATCTCATAGGGATTCATGGACAGAAGGGGTTCTTCATCTGTAAGAACGAAAGACAAGGTTTGGAGTTTAAGACAGTTTTCTGAAAtgatcaatattaaaaaaaaaaaaatagtaactaaTAACTCAAGTTGTCACCATCCCCCACCCTGAAGGTAAATTGAACATAGTTTTAAGCCCTTAAGGTCTATGCTACCAAATAAAATTCAGCATTAGACAAGTTACAGCTACCTGCAGGCAGCAAGTTGCCAAGCACTCAGCACCACCTCCCACTCCAGGCTTCCTCAAATGATGCCCACCTCTATTGCAGTGTGTGGTGTGGGGGAGAGCTGGCTCCCAAAACATACAGGAGGACAACATTGGCCTTTGAACTGATACCATTCGAAAGTATATGAATATCACCCAGCTGCAAATGTTAGCTAAGTTAGGAGGCCCACCACTCCAGGTTCCCTTTGCAATTAACCTTGCAAGAGCAAGCTTTCTCCAAAGGAAGCTCAGTGGAGAAAACAGCCCTCTGTTAGAGATGTTTACTGACAGTATTAGTGGCCAAGGAGAACCATATCCTAACTTTATAATCTTAAGATGTATTCTTACTACAACATTATTTTTACATCTCTGCTGGAGACTGGCTTTGTGTCTGTATGTCCTTTAGAAAAAGGCACAGATTTACCAAAGCTTGATCAAAGAAGGACAGTTTAGTTCTTCTAAatcaagcagaaaaaaatcttaGCTCAcatctttgctttgctttcctcatCTCTCTCTCCTTGACTTTGACAGCATCCCTTCAGGCATTAAGCCTCTGCACAGAAAATAAGCTGTGTATACTGattgtaaaggaaaaaaacaccacaaaaacatcTCACCAATATCTTGTACTCTGTCTCTGGTCCACCTACACCAGAAGTCCTCTGAATCAGTAGCCAAATTCCAGACATACATCACATCTATGGAAAATATACTACTCCACATGCCTATAATgtaaaaaaagagaacagaaactgattGATGGAGCAGTCTTGGAAGAATTTTAATTGATACACACCTTCAGTCTTTCCCCTTGGATACTTCCTTTCTGTCTTGATGGATGTCTTCATGGGCATATTCCTAAGAATGTCCTTGCTAATGCAAGCTCACACCTGTTCAACCTGTTTGCTGGTGTCTTCCCAGGGCTGTCCACCACAGACCACATGCTCACTCTCACCAGCTGCCTCTCGAGTAAGCCATCTTTCCCTCTAGGCAATAGTCACCTTGCATGTAGCAGATCCGAGTTTCTGAGAGTCTCTTCACCAGCCTTCCCATAAAGAATTTACTTCCAAAATCTTCTGCGCGAATAGATGCTCCGTATTTCAGGTGACCAACTTCATAAGGAGTGAACTCCAGCCACTCTACAGCAACAGCAGCCAGACCATGAAAAGGCAAAAAACATGTTAACTACTGCTGAAGAGAAGAGTAGAGGGACTAGAGAACAGGAAAAAATCATGAGAAAGACATTGGCTAGTTCATAATATGCTGCTCACCTGCTATAGCTGTATCCATATTGCCTGAAGTACTAACGCTCTGAGAGAACATACATCTTTTGATACAGCAATCTCCGGCAGAAATGCCCTGGTGTGAATTGAACTATAAGTGTTGTCTGTATTTAATCTTACCCAAATATGTATTGGCCACGTTAAACTTGTTCCCTTTAGGGCACCAGTGACAGAGAGTTTAGCATTTACCCAGTGACATGTACTCAGGTGctcattttaaataaatactgAGAATATAAACACTAGAGAAAACAGAGATTTTCCTGCCACTAGGCCCCCATATTCCAAGTATTCCCTTTTATTATTCAATATAAAACTTTGTGGAACCATCGTAATAATTAGTTTAGTTACAGGGTTTTTGCAACCAGGATAAGCTGTGAGTTGGGCGTCTTCTGTGTTATAAATATATGTTTTGCTTCTGGTGACATCAAATTCTAAAGAGTAAACAtgtttggattttttatttttaggtgtTAGTCactattctgtgaaattttagaAGGTTTTTTGATATTAGAATGAAAGAACTGTTGAAATATTAAAGCTGATTACATGCATTTAGTCTTGTTCGGATTACTGAAATTAGAAAGTTGTTAAGAAATCTGGATCCTAACAATTACCTCTGAACGCCTGAGCACTATAGTTGGACTTGAGGTTGATGGCCACATAGATGGGCAATGGGTTCTGACCATTATCCACAGCCTGCCGTTGGTCCGAGAGTCTGTGCTCATCTTTCTGGTTTTGATTAAAAAAGGTTAATGGAATGAAGTTAAAAACAACTTGCACTTGAAATAATGTAGTGTGAATGATGAGCTTTGTCCAGGTTCTCCTCCTGTTCGGAGCTCACTGGATTGTGCAGAAACATCTGCCATAGGATATTCCAAACTTGGCAAGTATCCCATAAGCAGCAGCTATGCTCTATAAGGGTTCTCAGATTTTGAGATATGCAGAGAGGTTGACTGTAGattcagcaaagaaaacaaaccttcCCAGGAAAGAATATGTGGCTAAGTGAAAGGTAAGGTACTTTCCTTGGCTGGATCTCAGGGAACAGAATTCGtcattttttgctgtgttttgcaaGCATATTCATATGCAAGAATATATTCTATTGCACATGACAATTTAGAACTTCCTTGTATAAACATAAACCAGAAGGAAACTACTGAAGTTATGCTATTTTTAAAGTACCAAAATTTCTATCACTTTCTTACAACTTGCTAACATATTTACAGAATGGTCTTTCCCGCTGTTATAATCATCTCCACATGCAGTCTGTAACTAAGTCTCTTTATAAATGCATATATTAATTTCTGTTAGTGAAGTAAATTATTCCAAATTTTTAAGTCCCTCTTCTAGTCAGAATATTTCATGTCAAAGTGATTAGTTtacatttcaaattaattttttctcGGGATTTGTCTTTCTTTAAGATGAAAGAACACCTTTGACTGCAATGCCATGGCTTCTTCAGTTCAAGATCAACCTCACTTTAAAGCGAAAGTAGAGTTTTAATGAAGGATCTGAATACACAGGATTTAATCAACCATTAAATTGATTATTTGCATTAGCAGTATTGAATGGCATCccaggatttttttctctctatttagCTATAGAAGTTCATCaggtttctgggaaaaaaaaaaagaaaaaagaaaagagtaataCCTTATCATGTAGCATGGATTCAATGACAAGCCCCCAAAGGTCTATGAAAGAAGTGTTATGTCCTTCTTTAGTCCTCTCCATCAGGTCATTATAATAGTATTTAAGACAATCCAAAGAAAAACAGCAGATCTTGGATTTGGTTACTTGTTTGCGAGCTTCATTGATTGCATCCTCCAGATATTTTTGTGACCAATTAGCATCTTCATATAGGTTTGCCATTGTCCTGAAGAAACATTAGAAGAAAATAATGCAAGAGAACTAATGCTGTGGTTTGGCCTCAAAAAACTTTTGTGCAACCTGTTTGCCTGTTTCTCAATTTTTATGGGGTTCACAACTGAAAATTGAACACACTTGAAATACTCTCAAGAGCAAACAAAACCTCCAAACATTT
It encodes:
- the LOC136101748 gene encoding cytosolic phospholipase A2 epsilon-like isoform X1, translated to MGSNLSSNETITGTTAPAVSTRPVSPFNLLTVKILRVRNARKADLLTLSDCYVTLWLPTASTEKVRTRTIKNSKNPVWNEAFCYKVDRRIKNVLELKVCDEDTMSRDDELCTVLFDIDKLTVGRTVRVKFQLNPQAREELEVEFTLQNTLDYPDSIITNGVLVARDIYCLEVRVDTGKLKQQSTSQKLTFTVKGSHEGSQTISLDSEPSLRIIVFHCVINDQTRLDITLSEELVDETENSRVLSFPLNSLPLQKEIIVEEDQSFHLCLTARKCSGDLDVRLGFSLCKEEQDFLRKRKKYVAAALKKILHLEEDLKEHEVPVVAITTTGGGTRSLTAMYGSLLGLQKLNLLDCISYIGGLSGTTWTMANLYEDANWSQKYLEDAINEARKQVTKSKICCFSLDCLKYYYNDLMERTKEGHNTSFIDLWGLVIESMLHDKKDEHRLSDQRQAVDNGQNPLPIYVAINLKSNYSAQAFREWLEFTPYEVGHLKYGASIRAEDFGSKFFMGRLVKRLSETRICYMQGMWSSIFSIDVMYVWNLATDSEDFWCRWTRDRVQDIDEEPLLSMNPYEIDTCLLTPSSILSSALRDVLTGRPTIAQYPNFIRGFQMHSKYLESEGFSTWKDTVIDSFPNKLMETANDDLSLVDTGFFINTSYPPLLRSKREVDVILHLNYSGGSQTLPLDQIAKYFSGQGIPFPKIEISEEDKENLKECYVFEDADSPQAPTVLFFPLVNDTFKKYKAPGAERTPEEMDEGKVDVCSVLSPFTTREVCFSENNFDKLVKLTDYNVLNNEKLIIRALSLAVARRRQRNY
- the LOC136101748 gene encoding cytosolic phospholipase A2 epsilon-like isoform X2 — translated: MELAREELEVEFTLQNTLDYPDSIITNGVLVARDIYCLEVRVDTGKLKQQSTSQKLTFTVKGSHEGSQTISLDSEPSLRIIVFHCVINDQTRLDITLSEELVDETENSRVLSFPLNSLPLQKEIIVEEDQSFHLCLTARKCSGDLDVRLGFSLCKEEQDFLRKRKKYVAAALKKILHLEEDLKEHEVPVVAITTTGGGTRSLTAMYGSLLGLQKLNLLDCISYIGGLSGTTWTMANLYEDANWSQKYLEDAINEARKQVTKSKICCFSLDCLKYYYNDLMERTKEGHNTSFIDLWGLVIESMLHDKKDEHRLSDQRQAVDNGQNPLPIYVAINLKSNYSAQAFREWLEFTPYEVGHLKYGASIRAEDFGSKFFMGRLVKRLSETRICYMQGMWSSIFSIDVMYVWNLATDSEDFWCRWTRDRVQDIDEEPLLSMNPYEIDTCLLTPSSILSSALRDVLTGRPTIAQYPNFIRGFQMHSKYLESEGFSTWKDTVIDSFPNKLMETANDDLSLVDTGFFINTSYPPLLRSKREVDVILHLNYSGGSQTLPLDQIAKYFSGQGIPFPKIEISEEDKENLKECYVFEDADSPQAPTVLFFPLVNDTFKKYKAPGAERTPEEMDEGKVDVCSVLSPFTTREVCFSENNFDKLVKLTDYNVLNNEKLIIRALSLAVARRRQRNY